A part of Streptomyces sp. NBC_01235 genomic DNA contains:
- a CDS encoding winged helix-turn-helix transcriptional regulator — translation MAKAPRSGPYICGIDAALDVVSGKWKGLILWELDAHRVRRFSELRRGLPGVSEKMLTQHLREMEQDGLVHREVYAEVPPRVEYSLTEHGHTLNQALGPLGAWGTERVRREGSAVVEVAETSHG, via the coding sequence ATGGCAAAGGCGCCGAGAAGCGGACCTTACATCTGCGGCATCGACGCCGCGCTCGACGTGGTGAGCGGCAAGTGGAAGGGACTGATCCTCTGGGAACTCGACGCCCATCGCGTACGCCGCTTCTCCGAGCTCCGTCGCGGTCTGCCTGGAGTGAGCGAGAAGATGCTGACCCAGCACCTGCGTGAGATGGAGCAAGACGGACTCGTGCACCGGGAGGTCTATGCCGAGGTGCCGCCACGGGTGGAGTACTCCCTGACCGAGCACGGGCACACGCTCAATCAGGCGCTCGGGCCGCTCGGCGCCTGGGGGACTGAACGGGTGCGTCGCGAAGGCTCCGCAGTGGTCGAGGTGGCCGAGACCTCACACGGCTAG
- a CDS encoding NAD(P)-dependent oxidoreductase, giving the protein MNGHQNHTTRQGSAVTVIGLGPMGQAMTRTLLTAGHPVTVWNRTPSRADGVVTDGATLAATPGEAVGASDLVILSLTDYQAMYDVLDSATESLAGRTLVNLSSDTPDRTREAANWAAGHGAAFLTGGVMVPAPMVGTEAAHVYYSGRAQVLESHLAALTPLGTPKHLGEDPGLAQMMYQAQLAVFLTTLSALMHATAMLGTAGVKAEEALSELLPFADSIGDILRAGEENPGAALDTGAHPGDLSTVTMMGATSDHIVETSTSLGLDLALPLAVRAHYRRAIEDGHGSDNWTRIIDGIREPR; this is encoded by the coding sequence GTGAACGGACATCAGAACCACACCACCAGGCAGGGCAGCGCTGTCACCGTGATCGGACTCGGCCCGATGGGCCAGGCGATGACCCGCACCCTCCTCACCGCCGGCCACCCGGTCACCGTCTGGAACCGCACCCCCAGTCGGGCCGATGGCGTCGTCACGGACGGAGCGACGCTCGCGGCGACGCCCGGCGAGGCGGTCGGAGCGAGTGACCTCGTGATCCTCAGCCTCACCGACTACCAGGCGATGTACGACGTCCTCGACAGCGCCACCGAGTCGCTCGCCGGGCGGACGCTGGTCAACCTGAGCTCTGACACTCCCGATCGCACACGCGAGGCGGCGAACTGGGCAGCGGGCCACGGCGCCGCCTTCCTCACCGGTGGCGTCATGGTCCCCGCGCCGATGGTCGGCACGGAGGCGGCCCATGTCTACTACAGCGGCCGCGCCCAGGTGCTGGAGAGCCATCTGGCGGCGTTGACACCGCTCGGCACACCGAAGCACCTGGGTGAGGACCCGGGCCTGGCCCAGATGATGTACCAAGCCCAGCTCGCCGTGTTCCTCACCACCCTGTCCGCACTGATGCACGCCACCGCGATGCTGGGCACCGCAGGAGTGAAGGCCGAGGAAGCGCTGTCGGAGTTGCTCCCCTTCGCCGACTCGATCGGCGACATCCTGAGGGCCGGCGAAGAGAACCCCGGCGCCGCGCTGGATACGGGAGCGCATCCCGGCGACCTCAGCACGGTCACCATGATGGGTGCGACGTCCGACCACATCGTCGAGACCAGCACGTCACTCGGCCTCGACCTCGCGCTCCCACTGGCCGTGCGGGCCCACTACCGGCGCGCGATCGAGGACGGACACGGCAGCGACAACTGGACCCGCATCATCGACGGCATCCGAGAGCCGCGCTGA